The genome window TCTTAACTTCTAATTATCCTCCTCGTCCTCGTAGCGGTCCTCGGGTAAGGGGGCGGGCCGGCGGGGGCGGGCAGGAGGAGTTGGGCGTTCCTGGTCCTCAGTGAGGGCGTCGAGGCGGTTGCGCAGGTCGGGTAACACGCTGGTAACCAAGTAAAGCAGCACCAGCAGAGAGCTGCCCGAGAGCAGCAGCGTGAGGTAGTCCATCCAGTCGTGGCGCGGGGCTGAGTCGAGGGAACGGGGAGCGGGGTAGCCGGCGGCCGGGATAGCCAGGGCCACTTCGGGTTCGGGCTGCGGGTCCTCGGCCGTCACATCGGGGGAAGGGGCAGAAGCAGGCGCCGAGGCCGGGTCAATGTCGGCGGGGGGTACAGCGGCTCCGTCGGCGGCCAATTCTTCGGGCGCGGCATCCTGGGAAGCGTTAAACTGCGCGGCACCTTGCTTTATGGCCCGCTGCAGGCTCCGGATTAAGGCTACCCGTTCGTCGCGGGGTAGCACCCGGATAAAGAACTCAAAGTTGCGGTCAACCAGAATGCTGTTGAGCTGTTTTTCGAACTCTACCAGGTCGGTGCGACCCTTACCGAAGCGCGACTTAAAGCGGTCCGAAACGCCGTTGTAGTTCAGGAAAAGCTTTTTCAGGTCATCTCGGCCGGGGAAGTTGTCGAACTCCTTACGGGCCTTGGCCGTGCGTAGCGAGACGGGAAACTTGCCCCGGGCAAACGACTTGTCGTACACGGTTTCCATGGTTCGGAAATTCAGCTCGTCCACGGTGCGGTCGAAGAGGCGCTTGTTGGCCGCCGCAGGGGTTTCGGTTTGTGCCAGCAACACGGCCGGCCCAGCGAGCCACAGCAGCAAAAACAGCGGTAGCAACTGACAAAGTCGGGGCATAGGGCAAGGGTAGTTTCCGGCAAAGGTCGGGAATTTGCAGTTGCGCTAAGCTGGCCAGCCAGCAGAAAGGCCAAAAATGTGGTTGTCATGACCAGGAATTCCTACAAGGCCTAGTGCCTCGGGCGTGCCAGCTGAGCTTCCTTGAAAGCAAAAGCCCCTGCCTCCGCGTTGGAAGCAAGGGCTTGTTACATTATCAGGTTGGTTACGCGAAGAAGGTATACAGCGTCGTTGTGCCTTTTTACCTACTATCACACAACTTACTCAATCACTCATGCACCACTTCACTTACAACCCGTGGGCTTCTTTCATTGATTCGCGGCAGGCGGTCAGGTAGTGGTCCACGAGCTCATCGGTAATAGCAGTGCTCACGAACAGGGCCTCGTACTGGGCCGGAGCCAGGTAAATGCCGCGGTGCAACATGGCCCGGAAGTAGCGCCCGAAAGCTTCCGTATCAGAGGCTTTGGCTGAGTCTAGATCAGTGACGGGCTGACTGGTAAAGAACACGCTGAACATGGAGCCGACCTGGTTAACGGTGTAGTTCAGGCCTAGCTCAGCGCAAATCTGGCGGGTGCCGTCGGCAATGCGGGTGGTAATGCGGTTGAGCTCGTCGTAAATCTCGGGGTGCTCGTTAAGGTAGGAGAGCTGGGCAATGCCGGCCGCCGTGGCAATGGGGTTGCCCGAGAGCGTGCCCGCCTGGTACACCTTACCAGCCGGGGCCACATTGTCCATGATGTCCTGGCGGCCGCCGTACGCGCCTACCGGCATGCCGCCCCCAATGATTTTGCCTAGGGTCGTCAGGTCGGGGGTGATGCCGTAGAGTTCTTGGGCGCCGCCCCGGGCTAGCCGGAAGCCAGTCATCACCTCATCAAAAATCAGCACAATGCCGTGCTGGGTGCACAGCTCGCGCAGACCCTGGAGGTAGCCTTCCTGCGGAGCCACCAGGCCCATATTGCCCACTACCGGCTCCAGAATTAGGGCGGCTACTTGGCCCTCGTTGGCAGCAATAATCTGCTCCACGGCGGCTAAGTTGTTGTAAGGCACCGTGAGCGTGTCCTGGGCCACGCCCTGGGTGACGCCCGGCGAATCAGGCGCGCCCAGGGTGAGGGCACCCGAACCGGCTGCAATCAGGAAGGAGTCGCCGTGGCCATGGTAGCAACCCTCGAACTTGATGATTTTGTCGCGTCCAGTGAAGCCCCGTGCTACCCGAATAGCCGACATCGTTGCTTCGGTGCCCGAGTTTACGAGGCGCACTTTCTCGATGCTGGGCACCATCTGCTTGATGAGCTCGGCCATTTCTACCTCCCGGCGCGTGGGCGCGCCAAACGACAGGGAACCCTGCACGGCCTGCTGTACGGCGTTCAGTACCAGGTCCGGGGCATGGCCTAGAATCATAGGGCCCCAGGAGTTGATGAAGTCCAGGTACCGGTTGCCATCGACGTCGGTCAGCCAAGCGCCTTTGGCCGACTGCATGAACACCGGATGACCGCCTACGGCCCGGAAGGCCCGTACCGGCGAGTTTACCCCGCCCGGAATATGGTTTTTGGCCCGCGTAAACAGGGCGTCACTGGTGGTGAGGGGAAGCGTGGGAGCTGGGGAAGTGGTTACGTGCGACATGAAAGCAAAATGTAGCGGAAGCCGGAAGCTTCGCGCGGCGTGATAAAGGGAGCCAAAGCTGGGTTAAACCAGGCCACAAAACGGGCGCGGCAGCAAGTAAATAACCTACCGAATGCCCACTGGGTTCAGAACTTCTACTTCCAGTCGCTCCAGCTTGGTTAAGGGCACGTACTGGTTATCGTGGCTGCCACCGGGGTAGCCGATGCCCTGAAAAACGGCTCCGGAAACCGGACCACCATTGGCCAGGGGCTGCTGAAACGCGGGGCCGTGCTGGTGGAGCTGGCTAGCGAAGTAGTACAGCAGCTCAAAGCCCGACAAAGCAAATACCGAAGGCGGCAGGTTCTGGCGCTGGGTGTAAAGCTGGCGCACCCGCCGCACGCCGTAGCCGGTACGGTCCACGAACTTAGGGTGCACAAAGTACACGTCGCGGGCGTCGAGTTGGCCCAGGCCAATGCGGTTGTTGTCGAGCCAGGAAGCGTAGGTAATGAGCGGGGTGCGGGCATCCTGGGCCTTAAGGGCCCCGAGGGTGTAGGGGCCAGCTTTTTTGCCATCGGAAGCTACCACCAAGTGGCCGATGGTCTTTAAATCAACACCAGCAAAGCCCGCGGCCAGGGACTCTTCCACATCGGAGTTGATGCGGCGCAGCTGCAGCACGCGCCCGCCTAGGGCCTCGTAGGCCTGTTTGTAAGCCTGCCCAAAGGCAGCTTCGTCCTTGCTGTCCTCGTAGAGCACCACGGCCGTGCGGGGGCCACCCAGGCGGGCAAAGGCAAATTGGGCGGCCTGCCGGGCCTGAGTGGCTGTGCTGGGCTCGAAGAGGTAGTGCCAGGGGTTGTCCAGCACCAAGTCGCCGTCTTGGGAAAGGGGATTGACCACCACAATCTGCTTCTGCTGGGCGTAGCGGGCCAGAATCTTGCTGCCCGATTTGTACACCGGCCCGATCAGCATGTCCATGCCGGCTAGCTCCGGTAGAGCCAGCACCTGCTTAAGCTGCAGAGTATCGGCGCCGGTGTCGTAGGCAAACAGCTGCACGGGGTGCCCCTCACGCTGCAAGGAGTCCTGGGCTAGGCGCATGCCGGCGTACAGGTCCGTTACGAATTGGTTTTTGCGGCGGGTTTCCCAGCTCGGGTCATCAAACTCGAAGGGTAGCAGCACCCCAATGTTGTAGGTGCTCTTCTTCTGAGCCCGGGGGCGGGGCGTGTAGCGGGTCCTGTCGAGGGCAAACTGGGTGATGAGCTGGTCGAGCTGGGGCTTGTCGGCTTCGGTGTACCAGCCGCCATTGGCCAGCTTGTCGGCGTAGGCGCGGGCCAGGGTGGCATCCTGGGGGTAGGCCTTGAGCAGGTTCTGGAAGGTGGCTTTGTCCTTGACGCGGGGCAAATAAGCGGCCTTCATGTTTTCCCGCTCCGTAGCCAGGCGGTCGGGGGGGAGCTGGCTGAGCACCCGCAGGCCATTCTCGAAGTCGCCCTGCTCAAAAGACACCTGCCCCTGCAGAAAGAAGGCCTCGGGCAGGTTGGGCCACTGCGAGTATTCCGTGCGCAGTAGGTTGAGCATCTGCTCAGCTTCGGCCCACTTCTTAGCCCGACTAGCAGCCACGGCGTAGAGGTAGGCCGCTTCCGGGGCCCGCTGAAACTTGCTGCCGGGCGCCGTGACGGGCAACAGCTCTTGCATGGCCAACTCGTAGCGGGTCTGGTCGAGCAGCGTTTTGCCGTTTTTGTAGCGAGTGGCCGGGTCGCTGGAGTTCATGTTGGCCGGCAGGGGCGGGCCCGTGGGCTTCGGAGCCGCGGTAACGGCTGGTTTGGGCGTGGCCGCGGAGGTAGCCGGTTTCGTGGTGGGGCTGGCCTTAGGGGCGCTAGAGGTAGCTGGTTTGCCCGCGGCAGGAGCTGGCGTTGTCGTAGTCGTCTTCGGGGCCGGACGGGCGCCGGGCGTGACGGCGCCCGTAGCAGCCGGGCGCACCGTAGTTGGGCGCGAAGTGGCCGGGGTGGTGGCCTTACCGGCTGGGGTAGTTGGTTTCTTGGCCGGGGCCTGCTGGGCCCAGGTAGATTCCGACAACGTAAGGCTGCCGCAGAGCACGGCAGCAAACAGGAGAGAGTAAGACCTCATAAACCGAGGAGCCAGATCAGATAGGCGGGAGGAAGCACGAGGCCGCAACCCTGCGACTCGCCGGGCAAAGGTACGCAGATACACCGGGGAAGAGTTGCCGAACGCCTAAGCGGCGTCAGCACTGCTCATTGGGGCATTTTTAATGCGAACTTAAGTTGCATTTAATCCCTTCTTAAGCTGGGCCATGGCCCCGTGCTCTACCTTTGCAGGGCCGGCGGAGTGTACTGTCACCGACTGGTTTTGGCACCTTACATTGTTGCCAGGCCTGAAAGTAAACCTATCATGCATGATAGGTAGTACTGCTCTGGCTTAGCTCTTTACTTTTCAAATGAACCCGCAGCTACGCATTACCCTTAACAACAAGCTCTACCTGCGCGACCCGCAGGAAACGGAGCTGGGTCGCCGCCTGCTAACGGAAAGCATCCGGCTCATTGATGAGCTGGGGCTGGAACACTTCACTTTCCGCAAGCTGGCCCAGCGCATGGAGTCCACGGAGGCTTCCTTGTACCGCTACTTCGAAAACAAGCACCGCCTGCTGGGCTACCTGGTGTCGTGGTATTGGGCCTGGGTGCGCTACCAGATTCGCTACCACACCC of Hymenobacter sublimis contains these proteins:
- the hemL gene encoding glutamate-1-semialdehyde 2,1-aminomutase produces the protein MSHVTTSPAPTLPLTTSDALFTRAKNHIPGGVNSPVRAFRAVGGHPVFMQSAKGAWLTDVDGNRYLDFINSWGPMILGHAPDLVLNAVQQAVQGSLSFGAPTRREVEMAELIKQMVPSIEKVRLVNSGTEATMSAIRVARGFTGRDKIIKFEGCYHGHGDSFLIAAGSGALTLGAPDSPGVTQGVAQDTLTVPYNNLAAVEQIIAANEGQVAALILEPVVGNMGLVAPQEGYLQGLRELCTQHGIVLIFDEVMTGFRLARGGAQELYGITPDLTTLGKIIGGGMPVGAYGGRQDIMDNVAPAGKVYQAGTLSGNPIATAAGIAQLSYLNEHPEIYDELNRITTRIADGTRQICAELGLNYTVNQVGSMFSVFFTSQPVTDLDSAKASDTEAFGRYFRAMLHRGIYLAPAQYEALFVSTAITDELVDHYLTACRESMKEAHGL
- a CDS encoding ABC transporter substrate-binding protein; the protein is MRSYSLLFAAVLCGSLTLSESTWAQQAPAKKPTTPAGKATTPATSRPTTVRPAATGAVTPGARPAPKTTTTTPAPAAGKPATSSAPKASPTTKPATSAATPKPAVTAAPKPTGPPLPANMNSSDPATRYKNGKTLLDQTRYELAMQELLPVTAPGSKFQRAPEAAYLYAVAASRAKKWAEAEQMLNLLRTEYSQWPNLPEAFFLQGQVSFEQGDFENGLRVLSQLPPDRLATERENMKAAYLPRVKDKATFQNLLKAYPQDATLARAYADKLANGGWYTEADKPQLDQLITQFALDRTRYTPRPRAQKKSTYNIGVLLPFEFDDPSWETRRKNQFVTDLYAGMRLAQDSLQREGHPVQLFAYDTGADTLQLKQVLALPELAGMDMLIGPVYKSGSKILARYAQQKQIVVVNPLSQDGDLVLDNPWHYLFEPSTATQARQAAQFAFARLGGPRTAVVLYEDSKDEAAFGQAYKQAYEALGGRVLQLRRINSDVEESLAAGFAGVDLKTIGHLVVASDGKKAGPYTLGALKAQDARTPLITYASWLDNNRIGLGQLDARDVYFVHPKFVDRTGYGVRRVRQLYTQRQNLPPSVFALSGFELLYYFASQLHQHGPAFQQPLANGGPVSGAVFQGIGYPGGSHDNQYVPLTKLERLEVEVLNPVGIR